Proteins encoded in a region of the Myxococcus guangdongensis genome:
- a CDS encoding ATP-binding protein: MDIRTQSALLASIIGLALGVSMLLRPARPKVLTLYSVFALTVAGYYLSFFFHSLFPEVTYPWAHRITLGITVLVASLIPGAAVGFFLEFLDVSKGTHLVGRRLALLSVFLGLAVAVTPLADKLWARVAMGVWVHGSLLASVSLLLHRVRSNDSRIEQLRLMYLAIGAAAGILFSALDFIGRSVPLPTLGPVFTTLYLFFLAQTLLRLRLMDLHELLGKIASQTVLAVILAAVFTVLTAWVDEDTGLFLFNTVVAAFVILILLDPLRTKVEEMVVRIFFRERFALLDALGTLRARMANVIDISELATLVLDTLHETGRVTHSSVYLLAEDRPGYRLLDSRGPLPATFLDTAAARGLLFAVASGQKAVLLENVERRGATMRLQSVEGRRYRDELKRLNDTRAALVQMRAGISVPLVGNDRVIGFLNLWDERVPEAYASDEIALILEVAEKLATVLENSKLYEKIRERDRLAALGEMAAGLAHEIRNPLGAIKGAAQCLDPRRLPGEDGEFLEVIVEEVNRLNGVVTAFLDYARPMKQSFGPTDLNEVVTRTMRLIQNDVPSSVALAVELDLQLPRVDGDAEQLKQVLINLVQNAVQALDTREGRITVRTERPERFGEFRNAGGELLEVRVSDNGPGIPPDQQPHIFVPFFTTKQKGTGLGLAICQRIVKNHGGSISVQSKAGEGTTFIIRMPALPVEKPVEGLPEGTGTPPPATRISQSIPVPEELREPPKPPSPAPRASKRERKRKAG; encoded by the coding sequence ATGGACATCCGGACTCAGAGCGCGCTGCTGGCATCCATCATCGGCCTCGCCCTTGGCGTGTCCATGTTGCTGCGGCCGGCCAGGCCCAAGGTGCTCACCCTGTACTCCGTCTTCGCCCTGACGGTGGCCGGGTACTACCTCTCGTTCTTCTTCCACAGCCTCTTCCCCGAGGTGACGTACCCCTGGGCGCACCGCATCACCCTGGGCATCACCGTCCTGGTCGCCTCGCTCATCCCGGGCGCCGCCGTGGGGTTCTTCCTCGAGTTCTTGGATGTCAGCAAGGGAACACACCTCGTCGGCCGCCGGCTCGCCCTCCTGTCGGTCTTCCTGGGCCTGGCCGTGGCGGTCACCCCCCTGGCCGACAAGCTGTGGGCCCGGGTGGCCATGGGCGTCTGGGTGCACGGCTCCCTGCTCGCCTCGGTGTCGTTGCTGCTCCACCGGGTGCGCAGCAACGACTCGCGCATCGAGCAGCTGAGGCTGATGTACCTGGCCATCGGCGCGGCGGCGGGCATCCTGTTCTCCGCGCTGGACTTCATCGGCCGCTCGGTGCCGTTGCCGACGCTGGGGCCGGTCTTCACGACGCTGTACCTGTTCTTCCTCGCGCAGACGCTGCTGCGGCTGCGGCTGATGGACCTGCACGAGCTGCTCGGGAAGATCGCCTCGCAGACGGTGCTGGCGGTGATTCTCGCGGCCGTCTTCACGGTGCTGACGGCGTGGGTGGACGAGGACACGGGCCTGTTCCTGTTCAACACGGTGGTGGCGGCGTTCGTCATCCTCATCCTGTTGGACCCGCTGCGAACGAAGGTGGAGGAGATGGTGGTGCGCATCTTCTTCCGCGAGCGCTTCGCGCTGCTGGACGCGCTGGGGACCTTGCGCGCGCGGATGGCGAACGTCATCGACATCTCCGAGCTGGCCACGCTGGTGCTGGACACGCTGCACGAGACGGGGCGCGTGACGCACTCGTCGGTGTACCTGCTCGCGGAGGACCGGCCCGGTTACCGGCTGCTCGACTCACGCGGTCCGTTGCCAGCGACGTTCCTGGACACGGCGGCGGCGCGCGGCCTGCTGTTCGCGGTGGCGAGCGGTCAGAAGGCGGTGCTGCTGGAGAACGTGGAGCGCCGGGGCGCGACGATGCGGCTCCAGTCGGTGGAGGGGCGCCGGTACCGCGACGAGCTCAAGCGGTTGAACGACACGCGCGCGGCGCTGGTGCAGATGCGCGCGGGCATCAGCGTGCCGCTGGTGGGCAATGACCGGGTCATCGGCTTCCTGAACCTGTGGGACGAGCGGGTGCCGGAGGCGTACGCGTCCGACGAGATCGCCCTCATCCTGGAGGTCGCGGAGAAGCTGGCGACGGTGCTGGAGAACTCCAAGCTCTACGAGAAGATTCGGGAGCGGGACCGCCTGGCGGCGCTGGGTGAGATGGCTGCGGGTCTGGCGCATGAGATTCGCAATCCGCTGGGTGCCATCAAGGGCGCGGCGCAGTGCCTGGACCCTCGGCGGCTGCCGGGCGAGGACGGCGAGTTCCTGGAGGTCATCGTCGAGGAGGTCAACCGGCTCAACGGCGTGGTGACGGCGTTCCTCGACTACGCGCGGCCGATGAAGCAGAGCTTCGGACCCACGGACTTGAACGAGGTGGTCACGCGCACCATGCGCCTCATCCAGAACGACGTGCCGTCGAGCGTCGCGCTGGCGGTGGAGTTGGATTTGCAGCTCCCGCGAGTGGACGGAGACGCGGAGCAGCTCAAGCAGGTGCTCATCAACCTGGTGCAGAACGCGGTGCAGGCGCTGGACACGCGCGAGGGGCGAATCACGGTGCGCACGGAGCGGCCGGAGCGCTTCGGTGAATTCCGCAACGCGGGCGGCGAGCTGCTGGAGGTGCGCGTCTCAGACAACGGCCCGGGCATTCCTCCGGACCAGCAGCCACACATCTTCGTGCCGTTCTTCACGACGAAGCAGAAGGGCACGGGGCTGGGGCTCGCCATCTGTCAGCGCATCGTGAAGAACCACGGAGGCAGCATCTCCGTGCAGAGCAAGGCGGGCGAAGGCACGACGTTCATCATCCGCATGCCCGCACTGCCGGTGGAGAAGCCCGTGGAGGGGTTGCCAGAAGGAACGGGCACGCCGCCTCCGGCCACGCGCATCTCCCAGTCGATTCCCGTGCCGGAGGAGCTGCGCGAGCCCCCCAAGCCGCCCTCCCCCGCCCCGCGCGCCAGCAAACGCGAGAGGAAGCGCAAGGCGGGCTGA
- a CDS encoding transglycosylase SLT domain-containing protein: MKPFLPKLAVIASALMLSAQAPSSQAPSGTEASEAPTTHTENAPPEAQLSPPPDAEKAPLPPGFVEVFNPAFPNAAPPAPVVHRGRRYALEDLSPYFGEGKKKEARAAFDKGHFARARELLKDEGDSAPVRYLRALAALRSGDEETAAKELAALAPDYPALRDRCLTHSGVALEGLRRYDEAAVQLAQVPPESRLYVDARLALSRVLRKKKDADGAMAALEPLTSRAAPSWGRNVGAEALMAIADIAAEKKDKAAERAALWRLWGAHPLSPLAVQADKRLKGQTAPLEARVARGEALVELHRNKQGLAQLEPMLTQLKLPDALACRAHFSYGKGLRKEREHTRAIQMLSPVVEKCTDRDLLARALYVLGSSRSIVDSSRGTETYERLAREFPDHSFADDALFYAADLYVKTGRPKEAMARLDELARLYPQGDFLGEALFKAYWIARTSKVEDAGLSFLDRIEQRFAQADESYDVERARYWRARTFQDQGNIQGAAELFEKISVEHPATYYGLMARSQLSSVDPQRLERISPEIFAVPEAASPWPLFAGPVGEDPHFRAGVELLRLGFPEAVSSELLAVSRTNQPAEAIRLLVLVLHEAGDERAAHAVARLALRKDLSGRITRETRVVWEVAYPNAFRDLIEKHTAVSGVEADLLQALMREESALDPKALSWAGALGLTQLMPSTAKGVARELKLKRFTVDQLLQPDLNIRFGAHYLGGLLKKFGGHTPYAVGSYNAGPGAVNRWRADKPDLPLDAWVEEIPISETRGYIKRVLRSYNTYQLLYGRAPKLPVIKTANRE; the protein is encoded by the coding sequence ATGAAGCCCTTCCTGCCCAAGCTCGCCGTCATCGCCTCCGCGCTCATGCTGTCCGCGCAGGCTCCCTCGTCCCAGGCTCCCTCCGGGACGGAGGCCTCCGAGGCCCCCACGACCCACACCGAGAACGCGCCCCCGGAGGCGCAGCTCTCGCCGCCGCCGGACGCGGAGAAGGCGCCGCTGCCGCCGGGCTTCGTGGAGGTGTTCAACCCGGCCTTCCCCAACGCCGCGCCGCCCGCACCCGTCGTCCACCGGGGCCGCCGCTACGCGCTGGAGGACCTGTCGCCGTACTTCGGCGAGGGCAAGAAGAAGGAGGCCCGCGCGGCCTTCGACAAGGGGCACTTCGCCCGCGCCCGCGAGCTCTTGAAGGACGAGGGTGACAGCGCGCCGGTGCGCTACCTGCGCGCCCTGGCCGCGCTGCGCTCGGGGGACGAGGAGACCGCCGCGAAGGAGCTGGCCGCCCTGGCGCCGGACTACCCCGCGCTGAGGGACCGCTGCCTGACGCACTCGGGCGTGGCGCTGGAGGGGCTGCGCCGCTACGACGAGGCCGCCGTGCAGCTGGCCCAGGTGCCGCCCGAGTCCCGGCTCTACGTGGACGCGCGGCTGGCGCTGTCGCGGGTGCTGCGCAAGAAGAAGGACGCGGATGGGGCCATGGCGGCGCTGGAGCCGCTCACCTCGCGCGCGGCGCCCAGCTGGGGGCGCAACGTGGGCGCCGAGGCGCTGATGGCCATCGCGGACATCGCCGCGGAGAAGAAGGACAAGGCCGCCGAGCGCGCGGCGCTGTGGCGTCTGTGGGGCGCGCATCCGTTGTCGCCGCTGGCGGTCCAGGCGGACAAGCGGCTCAAGGGTCAGACGGCGCCGCTGGAGGCCCGGGTGGCTCGCGGCGAGGCGCTGGTGGAGCTGCACCGCAACAAGCAGGGCCTGGCGCAGCTGGAGCCGATGCTCACGCAGCTGAAGCTCCCGGACGCGCTCGCGTGTCGGGCGCACTTCTCCTACGGCAAGGGGCTGCGCAAGGAGCGTGAGCACACGCGCGCCATCCAGATGCTGTCGCCCGTCGTGGAGAAGTGCACGGACCGCGACCTCCTGGCGCGAGCGCTGTACGTGCTCGGCTCGTCGCGCTCCATCGTCGACTCGTCGCGCGGCACGGAGACGTACGAGCGGCTGGCGCGCGAGTTCCCGGACCACAGCTTCGCGGACGACGCGCTCTTCTACGCGGCGGACCTGTACGTGAAGACGGGTCGTCCCAAGGAGGCGATGGCGCGGCTGGACGAGCTGGCGCGGCTGTATCCCCAGGGGGACTTCCTGGGCGAGGCGCTCTTCAAGGCCTACTGGATCGCGCGCACGAGCAAGGTGGAGGACGCGGGCCTGTCGTTCCTGGACCGCATCGAGCAGCGCTTCGCGCAGGCGGACGAGAGCTACGACGTGGAGCGCGCGCGGTACTGGCGGGCTCGGACATTCCAGGACCAGGGCAACATCCAGGGCGCGGCGGAGCTGTTCGAGAAGATCTCCGTCGAGCACCCGGCGACGTACTACGGGCTGATGGCGCGCTCGCAGCTGTCCTCCGTGGACCCGCAGCGACTGGAGCGCATCTCCCCGGAGATCTTCGCGGTACCGGAGGCCGCGAGCCCCTGGCCGCTGTTCGCGGGGCCGGTGGGGGAGGACCCGCACTTCCGCGCGGGCGTGGAGCTGTTGCGCCTGGGCTTCCCGGAGGCGGTGTCGTCGGAGCTGCTCGCGGTGAGCCGGACGAACCAGCCCGCGGAGGCCATCCGACTGTTGGTGCTCGTGCTGCACGAGGCGGGCGACGAGCGCGCCGCGCACGCGGTGGCTCGGCTGGCGCTGCGCAAGGATTTGAGTGGCCGCATCACCCGCGAGACGCGCGTGGTGTGGGAGGTGGCGTATCCCAACGCGTTCCGCGACCTCATCGAGAAGCACACGGCGGTGTCGGGCGTGGAGGCGGACCTGCTCCAGGCGTTGATGCGCGAGGAGAGCGCGTTGGACCCGAAGGCGCTGTCATGGGCCGGCGCACTGGGCCTCACGCAGCTCATGCCGTCCACCGCGAAGGGTGTGGCGCGGGAGCTGAAGCTCAAGCGCTTCACGGTGGACCAACTGCTCCAGCCGGACCTCAACATCCGCTTCGGCGCGCATTACCTGGGGGGGCTGCTCAAGAAGTTCGGTGGCCACACGCCGTACGCGGTGGGCAGCTACAACGCGGGGCCGGGCGCGGTGAACCGCTGGCGCGCGGACAAGCCGGACCTCCCGCTGGATGCGTGGGTGGAGGAGATCCCCATCTCCGAGACGCGCGGCTACATCAAGCGCGTGCTGCGCTCGTACAACACCTACCAGTTGCTCTATGGCCGGGCGCCCAAGCTGCCCGTCATCAAGACCGCCAACCGGGAGTGA